From the genome of Streptomyces sp. V1I1, one region includes:
- the ispG gene encoding flavodoxin-dependent (E)-4-hydroxy-3-methylbut-2-enyl-diphosphate synthase, translated as MTAISLGMPSVPTKLADRRVSRKIQVGSVAVGGDAPVSVQSMTTTRTSDIGATLQQIAELTASGCQIVRVACPTQDDADALATIARKSQIPVIADIHFQPKYVFAAIDAGCAAVRVNPGNIKQFDDKVKEIARAAGETGTPIRIGVNAGSLDARLLAKYGKATPEALVESALWEASLFEEHGFRDIKISVKHNDPVVMVNAYRQLAAQCDYPLHLGVTEAGPAFQGTIKSAVAFGALLSEGIGDTIRVSLSAPPAEEVKVGIQILESLNLKQRRLEIVSCPSCGRAQVDVYKLADQVSAGLEGMEVPLRVAVMGCVVNGPGEAREADLGVASGNGKGQIFVKGEVIKTVPESKIVETLIEEAMKIAEQMERDGILSGEPEVSVSS; from the coding sequence ATGACTGCAATTTCTCTCGGAATGCCGTCCGTTCCGACCAAGCTCGCCGACCGGAGGGTCAGCCGCAAGATCCAGGTCGGTTCCGTGGCCGTCGGCGGGGACGCTCCCGTATCGGTGCAGTCGATGACGACCACGCGCACTTCGGACATCGGCGCGACGTTGCAGCAGATTGCGGAACTGACCGCGTCCGGCTGCCAGATCGTACGGGTGGCGTGTCCGACCCAGGACGACGCGGACGCGCTTGCCACCATCGCGCGCAAGTCGCAGATCCCGGTGATCGCGGACATTCACTTCCAGCCGAAGTACGTGTTCGCGGCGATCGACGCCGGGTGTGCGGCGGTGCGGGTGAACCCGGGCAACATCAAGCAGTTCGACGACAAGGTCAAGGAGATCGCCCGCGCCGCCGGCGAGACCGGCACCCCGATCCGTATCGGTGTCAACGCCGGTTCGCTCGATGCCCGGCTCCTCGCCAAGTACGGCAAGGCGACCCCCGAGGCGCTCGTCGAGTCGGCGCTGTGGGAGGCGTCGCTCTTCGAGGAGCACGGCTTCCGCGACATCAAGATCTCGGTCAAGCACAACGACCCGGTCGTGATGGTCAACGCCTACCGGCAGCTCGCCGCCCAGTGCGACTACCCCCTCCACCTCGGCGTCACCGAGGCCGGACCCGCCTTCCAGGGCACCATCAAGTCGGCCGTCGCCTTCGGCGCGCTGCTCAGCGAGGGCATCGGCGACACCATCCGGGTCTCGCTGTCCGCTCCGCCCGCCGAAGAGGTCAAGGTCGGTATCCAGATCCTGGAGTCCCTCAACCTCAAGCAGCGCCGCCTGGAGATCGTCTCCTGCCCCTCCTGCGGCCGTGCCCAGGTCGATGTCTACAAGCTCGCCGACCAGGTCAGCGCCGGTCTCGAAGGCATGGAGGTGCCGCTGCGCGTCGCCGTCATGGGCTGCGTCGTCAACGGCCCGGGCGAGGCCCGCGAGGCCGACCTCGGCGTTGCCTCCGGAAACGGCAAGGGCCAGATCTTCGTCAAGGGCGAGGTCATCAAGACCGTGCCCGAGTCGAAGATCGTCGAGACCCTCATCGAAGAGGCGATGAAGATCGCCGAGCAGATGGAGCGGGACGGCATCCTCTCGGGCGAGCCTGAGGTCTCGGTCAGCTCCTGA
- a CDS encoding GNAT family N-acetyltransferase, with amino-acid sequence MTQTTTRVLEPSDLGAALAILESEPVANAFVTSRVQVAGLDPWRLGGEMWGWYADGRLRSLCYSGANLVPICATPEAVRAFADRARRTGRRCSSIVGPVESTTQLWRLLEPGWGPARDVRSHQPLMVTEQLPDTIEPDPCVRRIHKEEMEVIMPACVAMFTEEVGISPMAGDGGLLYQARVAELIGAGRSFARIDDGQVVFKAEIGAATTQACQIQGVWVAPEFRGRGLSETGMAAVLRYALEDVAPVASLYVNDYNTAARAAYRRVGFREVGAFMSVLF; translated from the coding sequence TTGACGCAGACCACCACCCGGGTCCTCGAACCCAGTGACCTCGGCGCAGCGCTCGCCATCCTCGAGAGCGAGCCCGTAGCGAACGCCTTCGTCACGTCCCGCGTCCAGGTCGCCGGACTCGACCCCTGGCGCCTCGGCGGCGAGATGTGGGGCTGGTACGCGGACGGGCGGCTGCGCTCGCTCTGCTACTCCGGCGCCAATCTCGTCCCCATCTGTGCCACCCCGGAGGCCGTGCGCGCCTTCGCCGACCGGGCGCGCAGGACCGGCCGCCGCTGTTCCTCGATCGTCGGCCCGGTCGAGTCCACCACCCAGCTGTGGCGTCTGCTCGAGCCGGGCTGGGGCCCGGCCAGGGATGTCCGCTCCCACCAGCCGCTCATGGTAACCGAGCAGCTCCCCGACACCATCGAGCCCGACCCGTGCGTCCGGCGCATCCACAAGGAAGAGATGGAGGTGATCATGCCGGCCTGCGTGGCGATGTTCACCGAGGAGGTCGGCATCTCGCCGATGGCCGGCGACGGCGGGCTGCTCTACCAGGCCAGGGTGGCCGAACTCATCGGCGCGGGGCGGTCGTTCGCCCGCATCGACGACGGCCAGGTCGTCTTCAAGGCCGAGATCGGCGCGGCCACCACCCAGGCGTGCCAGATCCAAGGCGTCTGGGTCGCACCGGAGTTCCGCGGCCGTGGACTGTCCGAGACCGGCATGGCGGCCGTTCTGCGCTACGCACTCGAGGACGTCGCGCCGGTCGCCAGTCTCTACGTCAACGACTACAACACCGCAGCCAGGGCGGCCTACCGGCGGGTCGGTTTCCGCGAGGTCGGCGCCTTCATGAGCGTGCTGTTCTGA
- a CDS encoding aldehyde dehydrogenase family protein, giving the protein MTSTHAFWLAGRQATGEATFDVTSPWDGRLVGQVSVPTDAQVEAAVAAAHAVRDEFAATPAHVRAAALDHVSRRLVERTEEIAQLISAENGKPVKWARGEVGRAVSVFRFAAEEARRFNGGEAQRLDTDAGGAGRLALTRRFPKGAVLGIAPFNFPLNLCAHKIAPAIAVGAPIILKPAPATPLSGLIIGELLGETELPAGSWSVLPVPNDKMPALVQDERLPVISFTGSDKVGYAIMDSVPRKHCTLELGGNGAAVVLGDFASEQDLDWAATRIATFSNYQGGQSCISVQRVIADATVYDRLLPKIVASVEAQVTGDPSDSATDVGPLVSEDAAKRVESWVDEAVQAGAKLLAGGKRDGASYAPTVLADVPADSTIACEEVFGPVLTVRKVDGEAEAFAAVNDSKYGLQAGVFTHDVQTAFRAHRALEVGGVIIGDVPSYRADQMPYGGAKQSGVGREGVRFAMDDYTYERVLVLTGLAL; this is encoded by the coding sequence ATGACTTCCACCCACGCCTTCTGGCTCGCCGGCCGCCAGGCCACCGGCGAGGCAACCTTCGACGTCACCTCTCCCTGGGACGGACGTCTCGTCGGTCAGGTCTCCGTCCCGACCGACGCCCAGGTCGAGGCGGCCGTCGCCGCCGCACACGCCGTGCGGGACGAGTTCGCGGCCACCCCGGCCCATGTACGCGCCGCTGCCCTCGACCATGTCTCGCGCCGCCTCGTCGAGCGCACCGAGGAGATCGCCCAGCTGATCTCCGCCGAGAACGGCAAGCCGGTCAAGTGGGCCCGCGGCGAGGTCGGCCGCGCCGTCTCCGTCTTCCGCTTCGCGGCCGAGGAGGCCCGCCGCTTCAACGGCGGCGAGGCCCAGCGCCTGGACACCGACGCCGGCGGAGCCGGCCGGCTCGCGCTGACCCGCCGCTTCCCCAAGGGCGCCGTCCTCGGCATCGCGCCGTTCAACTTCCCGCTGAACCTCTGCGCCCACAAGATCGCCCCGGCGATCGCGGTCGGCGCGCCGATCATCCTCAAGCCCGCCCCGGCGACCCCGCTGTCCGGGCTGATCATCGGCGAGCTGCTGGGCGAGACCGAGCTCCCCGCAGGCTCCTGGTCGGTGCTCCCGGTCCCGAACGACAAGATGCCCGCTCTCGTGCAGGACGAGCGCCTGCCGGTGATCTCCTTCACCGGCTCCGACAAGGTCGGTTACGCGATCATGGACTCGGTGCCGCGCAAGCACTGCACCCTGGAGCTGGGCGGCAACGGCGCGGCCGTAGTCCTCGGCGACTTCGCCAGTGAGCAGGATCTGGACTGGGCGGCGACCCGTATCGCTACCTTCTCCAACTACCAGGGCGGCCAGTCCTGTATCTCGGTGCAGCGTGTGATCGCCGACGCCACGGTCTACGACCGTCTGCTGCCGAAGATCGTCGCGTCCGTCGAGGCCCAGGTCACCGGCGACCCGTCCGACTCCGCCACCGACGTCGGCCCGCTGGTCAGCGAGGACGCCGCCAAGCGCGTCGAGTCCTGGGTCGACGAGGCGGTCCAGGCGGGCGCGAAGCTGCTGGCCGGCGGCAAGCGCGACGGCGCGTCCTACGCGCCCACCGTCCTCGCCGACGTCCCCGCGGACTCCACCATCGCCTGCGAGGAGGTCTTCGGACCGGTCCTCACGGTCAGGAAGGTCGACGGCGAGGCCGAGGCCTTCGCCGCCGTCAACGACTCCAAGTACGGCCTGCAGGCAGGGGTGTTCACGCATGACGTGCAGACCGCCTTCCGCGCCCACCGGGCCCTCGAGGTCGGCGGCGTGATCATCGGCGATGTGCCGTCGTACCGCGCGGACCAGATGCCCTACGGCGGCGCCAAGCAGTCCGGCGTGGGCCGCGAGGGCGTGCGCTTTGCGATGGACGACTACACGTACGAGCGGGTGCTGGTCCTCACCGGTCTGGCGCTGTAA
- a CDS encoding proline--tRNA ligase encodes MAQVQRMSRLMVKTLRDDPADAETLNHKLLVRAGYVRRTSAGIWSWLPLGKKVLENITRVVREEMDAIGGQEVLLPALLPKESYDASGRYEEYGDLLFRLKDRKGADYLLGPTHEEIFTQIVKDQCTSYKDLPVILYQIQTKYRDEARPRAGVLRGREFQMKDSYSFDTTDEGLAESYALHRDAYIRIFERLGLDHRIVSAVSGAMGGSASEEFLAPAPAGEDTFVDCPACEYAANTEAVTFTAVAADASSHGPVEELDTPDTPTIETLAAHLGVPASATLKNLLVKVDGEITAVGVPGDREVDLGKLAEHLSPAEVELVTAEDFAGRPDLVRGYVGPQGLEKVRYIADPRVAPGTAWVTGANKPDKHARNVVCGRDFEVDEYLDVVVVQEGDPCPKCGTGLKLDRAIEIGHIFQLGRKFADAFQLDVLGQNGKPVRVTMGSYGIGVSRAVAALAEQTADDKGLCWPREIAPADVHVVAAGKALQTELALEVADQLSAAGLRVLVDERAGVSPGVKFTDAELIGVPKIVVAGRRASEGVVELKDRRTGEREELSVAEAVARLRA; translated from the coding sequence ATGGCCCAGGTCCAGCGCATGTCCCGTCTGATGGTCAAGACACTGCGCGACGACCCGGCGGACGCCGAGACGCTCAATCACAAGCTGCTGGTGCGCGCCGGCTATGTGCGGCGGACCTCCGCCGGCATCTGGAGCTGGCTGCCGCTGGGCAAGAAGGTCCTGGAGAACATCACCAGGGTCGTGCGCGAGGAGATGGACGCGATCGGCGGCCAGGAGGTGCTTCTCCCGGCGCTCCTCCCCAAGGAGTCGTACGACGCGAGCGGGCGGTACGAGGAGTACGGCGACCTGCTGTTCCGGCTCAAGGACCGCAAGGGCGCGGACTACCTCCTGGGCCCCACCCACGAAGAGATCTTCACGCAGATCGTCAAGGACCAGTGCACGTCCTACAAGGACCTGCCGGTGATCCTCTACCAGATCCAGACGAAGTACCGGGACGAGGCGCGTCCGCGGGCGGGTGTGCTGCGCGGCCGCGAGTTCCAGATGAAGGACTCGTACTCCTTCGACACCACGGACGAGGGCCTGGCCGAGTCGTACGCGCTGCACCGCGACGCGTACATCCGGATCTTCGAGCGGCTCGGGCTCGACCACCGCATCGTCTCGGCGGTCTCGGGCGCGATGGGCGGCTCGGCGTCCGAGGAGTTCCTGGCGCCCGCGCCGGCGGGCGAGGACACTTTCGTGGACTGCCCGGCGTGTGAGTACGCGGCGAACACGGAGGCCGTGACCTTCACCGCGGTCGCGGCTGACGCCTCGTCCCACGGCCCGGTCGAGGAACTGGACACCCCCGACACCCCGACGATCGAGACCCTCGCCGCGCACCTGGGCGTGCCGGCGTCGGCGACGCTGAAGAACCTGCTGGTCAAGGTGGACGGCGAGATCACGGCGGTGGGCGTGCCCGGCGACCGTGAGGTGGACCTGGGCAAGCTGGCGGAGCACCTGTCGCCGGCGGAGGTCGAGCTGGTCACGGCGGAGGACTTCGCGGGCCGCCCCGATCTCGTACGCGGCTATGTCGGCCCGCAGGGCCTGGAGAAGGTCCGCTACATCGCCGACCCGCGGGTGGCGCCGGGCACGGCTTGGGTGACCGGTGCGAACAAGCCGGACAAGCACGCTCGCAATGTGGTGTGCGGGCGGGACTTCGAGGTCGACGAGTACCTCGACGTGGTCGTGGTCCAGGAGGGCGACCCCTGCCCGAAGTGCGGCACGGGCCTCAAGCTCGACCGCGCGATCGAGATCGGCCACATCTTCCAGCTGGGCCGCAAGTTCGCGGACGCGTTCCAGCTCGACGTCCTCGGCCAGAACGGCAAACCGGTCCGCGTGACCATGGGCTCGTACGGCATCGGCGTCTCCCGCGCGGTCGCGGCGCTGGCCGAGCAGACGGCGGACGACAAGGGCCTGTGCTGGCCGCGCGAGATCGCCCCGGCGGACGTCCACGTGGTGGCCGCGGGCAAGGCACTCCAGACGGAACTGGCCCTGGAGGTCGCGGACCAGCTGTCCGCGGCGGGCCTGCGGGTGCTGGTCGACGAGCGGGCCGGGGTCTCACCGGGCGTGAAGTTCACGGACGCGGAGCTGATCGGCGTCCCCAAGATCGTGGTGGCGGGCCGCCGCGCGTCGGAGGGCGTGGTGGAACTGAAGGACCGCCGTACGGGCGAGCGCGAGGAGCTGTCTGTGGCGGAGGCGGTGGCGCGGCTGCGGGCGTAA
- the dxr gene encoding 1-deoxy-D-xylulose-5-phosphate reductoisomerase, whose product MSDSPSPLADPHIVFDATEGRRNIVVLGSTGSIGTQAIDLVLRNPDRFRVTALSAAGGRVGLLAEQARQLRVDTVAVAREDVVPALREALAEQFGTEPLPEILAGPDAAAQLAASACHTVLNGITGSIGLAPTLAALEAGRTLALANKESLIVGGPLVKALAKPGQIIPVDSEHAALFQALAAGTRADVRKLVVTASGGPFRGRTKAELADVTPEAALAHPTWAMGPVITINSATLVNKGLEVIEAHLLYDIPFDRIEVVVHPQSYVHSMVEFTDGSTIAQATPPDMRGPIALGIGWPERVPDAAPAFDWSKASTWEFFPLDTEAFPSVGLARHVGELGGTAPAVFNAANEECVDAFLAGRLPFNGIMDTVTEVVAEHGVPAKGTSLTVADVLEAETWARARARELAVKATAEARA is encoded by the coding sequence ATGAGCGACAGCCCATCCCCCCTCGCCGACCCGCATATCGTCTTCGACGCGACCGAAGGCCGCCGGAACATCGTCGTCCTCGGTTCCACCGGGTCCATCGGCACACAGGCCATCGACCTGGTCCTGCGCAACCCCGACCGCTTCCGCGTCACCGCGCTCTCCGCCGCCGGCGGCCGCGTCGGACTCCTGGCCGAGCAGGCACGGCAGTTGCGGGTCGACACGGTCGCGGTGGCCCGCGAGGACGTCGTGCCCGCACTGCGCGAGGCGCTCGCGGAGCAGTTCGGCACCGAGCCCCTGCCCGAGATCCTGGCCGGGCCGGACGCCGCCGCCCAGCTCGCCGCATCCGCCTGCCACACCGTGCTCAACGGCATCACCGGCTCCATCGGCCTCGCCCCCACCCTCGCGGCGCTCGAAGCCGGCCGGACCCTCGCCCTCGCCAACAAGGAGTCGCTCATCGTCGGCGGGCCGCTGGTCAAGGCCCTCGCCAAGCCGGGCCAGATCATCCCGGTCGACTCCGAGCACGCGGCCCTCTTCCAGGCACTCGCGGCCGGGACGAGGGCCGACGTACGCAAACTCGTCGTGACCGCGTCGGGCGGCCCCTTCCGCGGCCGTACGAAGGCGGAGCTGGCGGACGTCACCCCCGAGGCCGCCCTCGCGCACCCGACCTGGGCGATGGGCCCGGTGATCACGATCAACTCCGCGACCCTGGTCAACAAGGGGCTTGAGGTCATCGAGGCGCATCTGCTCTACGACATCCCCTTCGACCGCATCGAGGTCGTCGTCCACCCCCAGTCGTACGTCCACTCCATGGTGGAGTTCACGGACGGCTCGACCATCGCTCAGGCCACCCCGCCGGACATGCGCGGCCCGATCGCCCTCGGTATCGGCTGGCCCGAGCGGGTCCCGGACGCAGCCCCCGCCTTCGACTGGTCCAAGGCCTCGACGTGGGAGTTCTTTCCGCTCGACACCGAGGCTTTCCCTTCGGTGGGACTCGCCCGGCACGTGGGGGAGCTGGGCGGGACGGCCCCGGCGGTGTTCAATGCCGCGAACGAGGAGTGCGTGGACGCGTTTCTCGCCGGGCGGCTGCCGTTCAACGGAATCATGGATACGGTCACCGAAGTCGTCGCCGAGCACGGTGTGCCCGCCAAGGGAACCTCGCTCACGGTGGCGGACGTCCTGGAAGCGGAGACCTGGGCCCGGGCGCGGGCCCGGGAACTGGCAGTGAAGGCAACAGCGGAGGCTCGCGCATGA
- a CDS encoding RIP metalloprotease produces MTILLTVLGIALFAVGLLFSIAWHELGHLSTAKLFGIRVPQYMVGFGPTLWSRHKGETEYGIKAIPMGGYIRMIGMFPPGEDGRIEARSTSPWRGMIEDARSAAFEELKPGDENRLFYTRKPWKRVIVMFAGPFMNLVLAVAIFLGVAMSFGFPTQTTEVAGVQKCVISQNENRDKCQKGDPVSPAQAAGLQKGDKIVAFNGEPVADWSELSNHIRETIGPATITVERDGKEQVLKATLAQNMVVKKDADGEAVPGEFVPAGYLGFAAQTEILPLSFTDSMDRMGDMIQNGAESVIALPSKIPDLWNAAFGDGERKDDSPVGVVGAARISGELMNVDAPTQNIVAWFLMLLAGFNLSLFLFNMLPLLPLDGGHIAGALWESVRRNVAKLFRRPDPGPFDVAKLMPVAYVVAGIFICFTLLVLVADIVNPVKIS; encoded by the coding sequence ATGACGATTCTGTTGACGGTCCTCGGCATAGCGCTGTTCGCCGTGGGACTGCTGTTCTCCATCGCCTGGCACGAGCTCGGCCACCTCTCGACGGCCAAACTCTTCGGCATCCGCGTGCCCCAGTACATGGTCGGCTTCGGCCCGACCCTCTGGTCCCGGCACAAGGGCGAGACGGAGTACGGCATCAAGGCCATCCCCATGGGCGGCTACATCCGCATGATCGGGATGTTCCCGCCGGGGGAGGACGGCCGGATCGAGGCACGGTCCACCTCGCCCTGGCGCGGGATGATCGAGGACGCCCGCTCGGCGGCCTTCGAGGAGCTGAAGCCCGGCGACGAGAACCGTCTCTTCTACACGCGCAAGCCGTGGAAGCGCGTGATCGTGATGTTCGCGGGACCGTTCATGAACCTGGTCCTCGCCGTCGCGATCTTCCTCGGTGTGGCGATGTCCTTCGGCTTCCCGACCCAGACCACCGAGGTGGCAGGCGTCCAGAAGTGCGTCATCTCGCAGAACGAGAACCGCGACAAGTGCCAGAAGGGCGACCCCGTCTCGCCCGCCCAGGCCGCCGGCCTGCAGAAGGGCGACAAGATCGTCGCCTTCAACGGCGAGCCCGTCGCCGACTGGTCCGAGCTGTCGAACCACATCCGCGAGACGATCGGCCCGGCCACCATCACCGTGGAGCGCGACGGCAAGGAGCAGGTACTGAAGGCCACCCTCGCCCAGAACATGGTGGTCAAGAAGGACGCGGACGGAGAGGCCGTCCCCGGCGAATTCGTTCCGGCCGGCTATCTCGGCTTCGCCGCGCAGACCGAGATCCTCCCGCTCTCCTTCACCGACTCCATGGACCGCATGGGCGACATGATCCAGAACGGCGCCGAGTCGGTCATCGCGCTGCCGTCCAAGATCCCCGACCTGTGGAACGCGGCCTTCGGCGACGGTGAGCGCAAGGACGACTCCCCGGTCGGCGTGGTCGGTGCGGCCCGAATCAGCGGCGAGTTGATGAACGTGGACGCCCCGACGCAGAACATCGTCGCGTGGTTCCTGATGCTGCTCGCGGGCTTCAACCTCTCGCTGTTCCTGTTCAACATGCTGCCGCTGCTGCCGCTGGACGGCGGGCACATCGCAGGGGCGCTGTGGGAGTCCGTACGCCGCAATGTCGCGAAGCTGTTCCGGCGTCCCGACCCCGGTCCCTTCGATGTGGCCAAGCTGATGCCGGTCGCCTACGTCGTGGCGGGGATCTTCATCTGCTTCACCCTGCTCGTGCTGGTCGCCGACATCGTCAACCCGGTCAAGATCAGCTGA
- a CDS encoding acyl-CoA dehydrogenase family protein, whose protein sequence is MSAPLQKTQPPKVSEREARQVAEAAREQDWRKPSFAKELFLGRFRLDLIHPHPMPAGEDTRRGEEFLTKLRVFCETKIDGALIEREARIPDEVINGLKELGALGMKIDIKYGGLGLTQVYYNKALALVGSANPALGALLSAHQSIGVPQPLKIFGTQEQKDAFLPRLARTDISAFLLTEPDVGSDPARLATTAVPDGDSYILDGVKLWTTNGVVADLLVVMARVPKGEGRKGGITAFVVEAASEGVTVENRNAFMGLRGLENGVTRFHQVRVPAANRIGPEGAGLKIALTTLNTGRLSLPAMCVGSGKWCLKIAREWSAAREQWGKPVAKHEAVGAKISFIAATTFALEAVVDLSSQMADEDRNDIRIEAALAKLYGSEMGWLMADELVQIRGGRGFETADSLAARGERAVPAEQMLRDMRINRIFEGSTEIMHLLIAREAVDAHLAVAGDIIDPDKPLSAKAKAGANAAAFYARWLPKLVTGPGQLPRTYGEFHPAGLPDLSGHLRYVERSARKLARSTFYAMSRWQGRMETKQGFLGRIVDIGAELFAMSATCVRAELLRTTGEHGHEAYQLADVFCRQSRIRVEELFTRLWSNTDDLDRKVVDGVLAGTYTWLEQGIVDPSGEGPWIADATPGPAERDNVHRPIR, encoded by the coding sequence ATGTCCGCTCCACTCCAGAAGACCCAGCCACCGAAGGTCAGTGAGCGCGAAGCACGACAGGTCGCCGAGGCCGCGCGCGAACAGGACTGGCGCAAGCCAAGCTTCGCCAAGGAGCTGTTCCTGGGCCGCTTCCGCCTGGATCTGATCCATCCGCATCCGATGCCCGCCGGTGAGGACACCCGGCGGGGCGAGGAATTCCTCACGAAACTCCGCGTTTTCTGCGAGACGAAGATCGACGGTGCGCTCATCGAGCGCGAGGCGCGGATCCCCGACGAGGTGATCAACGGGCTCAAGGAGCTCGGCGCGCTCGGCATGAAGATCGACATCAAGTACGGCGGCCTCGGCCTCACCCAGGTGTACTACAACAAGGCGCTGGCCCTGGTCGGCTCGGCGAACCCGGCGCTGGGCGCCCTGCTCTCCGCCCATCAGTCGATCGGCGTACCGCAGCCGCTGAAGATCTTCGGCACGCAGGAGCAGAAGGATGCGTTTCTGCCACGCCTCGCCCGTACCGACATCTCCGCCTTCCTGCTCACCGAGCCGGACGTCGGCTCCGACCCCGCCCGCCTCGCCACCACAGCCGTCCCTGACGGCGATTCGTACATCCTCGACGGCGTCAAGCTCTGGACGACCAACGGCGTCGTCGCCGACCTCCTCGTCGTCATGGCCCGCGTCCCCAAGGGGGAGGGCCGCAAGGGCGGTATCACCGCCTTCGTAGTCGAGGCGGCGAGCGAGGGCGTCACCGTCGAGAACCGCAACGCGTTCATGGGTCTGCGAGGCCTCGAGAACGGCGTCACCCGCTTCCACCAGGTGCGTGTCCCCGCCGCGAACCGCATCGGCCCCGAGGGCGCGGGCCTCAAGATCGCCCTCACCACCCTCAACACCGGCCGCCTCTCGCTGCCCGCGATGTGCGTCGGCTCCGGGAAGTGGTGCCTGAAGATCGCCCGCGAGTGGTCGGCTGCCCGGGAGCAGTGGGGCAAGCCGGTCGCGAAGCACGAGGCCGTCGGCGCCAAGATCTCCTTCATCGCCGCGACCACTTTCGCCCTCGAAGCGGTCGTCGACCTCTCCTCGCAAATGGCCGACGAGGACCGCAACGACATCCGCATCGAAGCGGCGCTCGCCAAGCTCTACGGCTCCGAAATGGGCTGGCTGATGGCCGACGAGCTGGTCCAGATCCGTGGCGGCCGCGGCTTCGAGACGGCGGACTCCCTCGCGGCCCGCGGTGAACGGGCCGTTCCCGCCGAGCAGATGCTGCGCGACATGCGCATCAACCGAATCTTCGAGGGCTCGACCGAGATCATGCATCTGCTGATCGCCCGCGAGGCGGTCGACGCCCACCTCGCCGTGGCCGGCGACATCATCGACCCCGACAAGCCCCTGTCCGCCAAGGCGAAGGCGGGCGCGAACGCCGCGGCCTTCTACGCCCGCTGGCTCCCCAAGCTGGTCACGGGACCGGGTCAACTCCCGCGTACGTACGGTGAGTTCCACCCGGCCGGGCTTCCGGACCTCTCCGGGCATCTGCGCTATGTCGAGCGCTCCGCCCGCAAACTCGCCCGCTCCACCTTCTACGCGATGTCCCGCTGGCAGGGCCGGATGGAGACCAAGCAGGGCTTCCTCGGCCGGATCGTCGACATCGGCGCTGAGCTGTTCGCGATGAGCGCGACCTGCGTACGCGCGGAACTGCTGCGCACCACCGGGGAGCACGGCCACGAGGCGTACCAACTGGCCGACGTCTTCTGCCGCCAGTCCCGCATCCGCGTCGAAGAGCTCTTCACCCGACTGTGGTCCAACACCGACGACCTCGACCGCAAGGTCGTGGACGGCGTCCTGGCCGGTACGTACACCTGGCTGGAGCAGGGCATCGTCGACCCGAGCGGCGAGGGCCCCTGGATCGCGGACGCGACCCCGGGCCCGGCCGAACGGGACAACGTGCACCGCCCGATCCGCTGA
- a CDS encoding GNAT family N-acetyltransferase has product MAALSGGGPDTPSVVVGPVNLAARIDEALAVQALAFGLSEDEIEVRRHIVYRHLMYPGARALGALTESGRLVGFVYGMPNDRTHWWSTVVEPYLRRTGTDSWLDDSFVITELHVHPGYQGRGIGRSLITTITDDADQPRSILSAIDVESPARGLYRTLGYQDLARQVMFPSAPSPYAVMGAPLPLLREK; this is encoded by the coding sequence ATGGCAGCACTCTCAGGCGGCGGACCCGACACTCCCAGCGTCGTGGTCGGGCCCGTCAATCTCGCCGCGCGGATCGACGAAGCCCTAGCCGTGCAGGCCCTCGCCTTCGGGCTCAGCGAGGACGAGATCGAGGTGCGCCGCCATATCGTCTACCGCCATCTCATGTACCCCGGGGCCCGTGCGCTGGGCGCGCTGACGGAGTCGGGGCGCCTCGTCGGCTTTGTCTACGGCATGCCGAACGACCGCACCCACTGGTGGTCCACCGTCGTCGAGCCGTATCTGCGCCGCACCGGCACCGACAGCTGGCTCGACGACTCCTTCGTCATCACCGAACTCCATGTCCACCCCGGCTACCAGGGGCGGGGCATCGGCCGCTCGCTGATCACCACGATCACCGACGACGCCGACCAGCCGCGCTCGATCCTCTCCGCGATCGACGTCGAGAGCCCGGCCCGCGGCCTGTACCGCACGCTCGGCTACCAGGACCTTGCGCGCCAGGTGATGTTCCCCAGCGCGCCCAGTCCGTACGCCGTGATGGGCGCCCCGCTGCCGCTGCTGCGCGAGAAGTGA